Below is a genomic region from Roseovarius arcticus.
TGGGCGCGGGGTGGCGGCCTGTGCCGTCCCAGACCAGCACCCTACCTTCGGGCTTGGCCTGACCGCCAATGACATCCCACGCGGATATCACCAGATCGGCGCCTGCACCAAACTCTGTCTGCGGTAGGCCCCCGGTGGCGAGGATCACCAGATCGGGGTTTAGCGCCTCGATGTCGGCGGCCTCCATGTAGGCGTTGTAGTGGACGTTAACGCCTGCGCGCTCCAGCTCGGCCAGTCGCCAGTCTATGATGCCCGACAGATCGCGGCGCCAGCCGGTGGCGGCCAGCACCAACTGCCCGCCCGGCTGCGCTGCGGCCTCGTGCACGCTGACATCATGCCCGCGCAGGGCCAGTACGCGCGCCGCCTCAAGGCCGCCGGGGCCAGCGCCGACGACAACGGCACGGCGCCTACGGCCCGCCAATTTCACGTCATGCGGCAGCAGTGTCTCGCGGCCCGTGACGGCGTTATGCAGGCATTTGGGACGGTATTGCGACTGGCAATGCTGCGCGCCGACGCATGGCCTGATGCGGTCCTCTTGCCCCGCCGCCAACTTAGCCACCAGGTGCGGATCAGCGATTTGTGCGCGCGTCATTCCGGCCATGTCCAAATGGCCCGCCGCCACCGCATGCCGGGCCGACGCAAGGTCGGATATACGCGCCGCATGGAACACCGGCAGGCCGACCTCGCGCTTGAACCGTCCGACATTTTCGACCCACGGCGCGATAGGCGTGCCAATTCCCGGCATATTCTCCATCACCAAGGCGCGCATGGTGTCCATTGAGCCGTAGATGGCGTTAAAGAAATCGATGCCGCCCGCCGCCTGTAGCATTTGCGCGGCGCGTACGCTTTCCTCGGGCCGAAGCATCCCGTCTGGACCTTCGTCCACGACCCAGCGGATGCCGATGATAAACGCGTCGCTTGTGGCCTCGCGCATTGCCTCATGCACCATCAGGGTAAAGCGCATTCGGTTCTCCAGCGAGCCGCCGAATGCGTCAGTGCGCAGGTTCGTGCGGGGCGACAGGAACTGGCCCAGAATATGCCCGCCGGTCAGCGTCTCGATCCCGTCAAGGCCGCCCTCCTCGCAGCGCTTGGCGGCGGCGGCATAGGCCGCGATCACGCGGTCTATGTCGTGGCGGTCCATCTCGCGCGGGATGGCGCGGTGCAGCGTTTCGCGCAGCGCCGAGGGGGCGATGGCGGGCATCCATTCGTCTTGGTATGGGTCAGCGCGGCGACCCAAGTGAGTGATCTGGCACATCAGCGCCGCGCCGTTTTCGTGCATCCGGTCTGAGAATTTTTGCAGATGCGGGATGATCCCGTCATCGCCCACATTCAACTGGCTAAAGATATTGGGGCTGTCCGCCGCGACATTGGACGAGCCGCCGAACATCGACAGGCCGATACCGCCGCGCGCCTTTTCGGCGTGATAGGACTGGTAGGCCTCCTGCGGATAGCCGCCCACCTGTAGTCCGCAGGCGTGGCTGGTCGACATGATCCGGTTGCGGATCGTCAGCCCCCGGATTTGCAGTGGTTGCAGCAGTGGATCGCGGGTGGCGGCGCTGGGTGTATCCTTCATGGGGTGTCCTTTCAGACTTAATCTGGCCGGGTAAAGGGTTGCGCGGTGCGGGTTAGCCCGCCATCGACGCGGATATTTTGCCCGGTGATGTAGGTGGCGTTCTCGCCCGCGAGAAAGGCGACTACGGCGGCGATCTCATCGGGCCTGCCGGGGCGGCCGAGGGGGACGTGGGCGGCGACCTCGCGCAGCCGATCGGGCGTGTATTTGGCGCGCAGGGCGTCCGTCATAATATAGCCGGGCGCGACGGCGTTGACGGTAACGCCGTGATGCGCGACCTCGGCGGCCAACGCTGCGGTCATGCCGTCCAGTCCGAATTTCGACGCGCAATAGGCCGTGTTGCCGGGATTGCCAAGCACGCTCCAGATTGAGGTGATACTGACGATGCGGCCCCAGCCCTGCGACGTCATATGCGGCAGACACGCGCGGGTCAGCGCGTAGGGGCTAGTAAGGTTCGCGGTCATCATCTGCGCCAGCGTTCCGGCATCCGTGTCGACCATAGTACCCTTGATATTGATCCCGGCGTTGTTGATCAGGATATCGGGTCTGAGGGTATCCGCGGCCTCCGTACAGGCGCGCTGCAGCGAGGCCGGATCGTGGTAATCCAACTGCATATAGCCAATGCTGGCGTCCAGGCCTTCGGGCCGCGCATCCGCACGCCCGGTGATGGTGCAGGCATTGCCCGCTGCCGCCAGAACCGCCGCGATGGCCGCGCCGATGCCGGTGCCTGCGCCGGTGATCAGGGCTGTGCGGCTCATGGCGCATCCTCGTAGAGATAGCAGGCCGTGCGATGGGCAGGGCCGGTGCGGCGGGCATCGGGATGCACCTTTGCGCAAACCTCCATGGCGTGAGGACAGCGGCCCAGATAGCGGCAGGCGCGGGTATCGTCGCGCAGCGGGTTGTAAATGTCGCGCGTGCTCGCTCCGGCATGTCGCCCCTTGTCTAGCGTGCCCAGCAACTCTTGCGTGTAAGGGTGCCGGGGGTCCGCATAGACGGCCTTCGTCGGCCCAACCTCCAACAGCTTGCCAAAGTACATGATCGCAATACGGTCGCACAGAAAGCGGGCGACATGCAGGTCGTGGGTGACAAAAACGATGGTCAGATCATGCGTGTCGCGCAGGCGTTTCAGCAAGTTCAGGATCTGCGCGCGCACCGATACGTCCAGCTTGCTGACAGCCTCATCGGCGAACAATACCTTAGGCCGCGTCGCCAGCGCCCGCGCAATGGCGGCGCGTTGCAACTGCCCGCCTGACAGCTCATGGGGAAAGCGACCTCTGAACTGCGCGCCGAGCCCAACATCGACCAAGAGCGCATCAATTGCGCTATCCATATCCTTCTTTCCGGCCAAGCCATGCAGGCGCAGCGGAATTGCCAGCGCCTGCGCGACAGTGTGGCGCGGGTTCAGCGAGCTAAGCGGGTCTTGAAATACCATCTGCATCGCGCCGCTGCTAAGATCCAATGGCGCGCCATCTAGCGTTACGGCGCCGCTGGAAACGGGATGCAGGCCAAGGGCGGCCTTGCAGATCGTCGTCTTGCCACTGCCGCTCTCCCCTACAACGCCCAAAATTTCGCCGCGGCTGACAGCCAGATCGACATGATCGACAGCGTTAAAGACGGTGCTGCGGCCCTGTAATTGCGAGAGCAGCCCTGTCCCGGCGCCAAAGCTGACGACGACATCGTCAAATCGCAGGAACGGATCGGTGGCGGCAGTTAGTGTTGCGGCGTTCATGACTGCACCCCGGCCCGGTCGGCCTTGATGCAGCGCACTTCGCCGTGGCTCGGCACATGGTGCAGCGGGATAGCGTGATCGCACGCCGCCTCGTGCAGGGGGCAGCGCGGGGCAAATCGGCAGCGATTATCAGGCCATTGCCCGGTGCCGACCTCGCCTGCGATTTCGGTCAAGGTGTCCACATCGCCCTCCAGCTCGCGCGCGGTCTGGACGAGCCCTCGGGTGTAGGGGTGGCGGGGTCTTTGCATCAGCGCCTCGGTCGCGCCCTGCTCTACGATCTGGCCTGCGTACATCACGATGATGCTGTCGCTGATCTGCTCTGCAATTGTCATGTCGTGCGTGATAAAGATAAAAGACGCGTCCACCTCGCGGCGCAGCTTGTCAAAGAGGTCAATGATCTGCCGCTCCACCAGATTGTCGAGGTTCGTGGTCGGCTCATCCGCGACGATCAGCGATGGTCGTGCGAACATTACCAGTGCGATCAGGCAGCGTTGCAACATCCCGCCGCTTAGTTGGTGGGGATACTTGCGCAGCGCAGTTTTCGGGTCAGCGATATCGACCTGCCTCAGCGCCTCGGCGGCGCCCTGCATGATGTCGCTATGCCCGGCTGGATGGCGGCGCCCGGCGGCGGCGAAGTGCCAGCCGATGGTTTTTACCGGATTAAAACTGCCGACCGGGTCCTGAAAGATCATAGCCAGCTCGCCGCCGCGCAGCGCGTCGAACTCGGCGGCTGGAAGCGTGGCAATATCGCGCCCCTTATAAAGGATGTGATCGGCCTTCAGCGATCCGGTGGCGGGCAGCAGGCGCAGCAGTGCCTTTGACGTCACAGTCTTGCCCGATCCGCTCTCGCCGATGAGGCCCAGCACTTTGCCATGCTCAAGCGTGAAGCTGACATTCGACGAGACTGGCAAATCGCCCGAACCGAGGCGAAAGCTGACGTTCAGGTTTTTTACATCAAGTAGCGGCGCGCTCATGCGTCCCTCGCTTTCAGTCGCGGGTCTGCCAAATCACGCAGGCCGTCGCCCAAGAGGTTCAGCGCTAATAGCGCGATGGTCACGGTGAGGCCCGTCATGGTCAGCACCCATGGCGCGCGGCGGAAATATTCCTGCCCGTCGGCCATGATGACGCCCAAGGACGGGGTAGGCGGCTGCACACCGAGGCCAATGAATGACAGCCCGCTCTCAATGACGATGCCAAAGGCGACAGCGATGCTGGCCTGCACCAAGATGGGCGCCGAAATGTTTGGCAATATCTCGCGGAACAAGATGCGCGTCGTGCTTTGCCCCATGACTTTCGCGGCCTGAACATAGGCATCGCCGCGCACGATTTCGGTCGTGTTACGCGTGATGCGGGCAAATATGGGCAGGTAGACCAGCATAATCGCCAGCGCCACGTTGGTCACGCCAAAGCCGAGTGCAACCATGAGGAAGAGCGCGAGCACGAACGCCGGAAAGGCGAACAGCAGATCAACGACGCGCATCACGATCGCGTCGAACCAGCCGCCGAGGTAGCCGGCAAACAGCCCCGCCGTGATCCCTATGCACATCGCCGCCAACACGCCCGAGACGGAGATCAGCAGCGATATGCGCGCCCCCTCCATCACGCGGGCCAGCACGTCCCGGCCAAGGCTATCAGTGCCGAACGGGTGCGACCACGAGGGCGGTTTTAGCACGGCGGTGAAATCGAATGCCCCGCTGCCCCAAGGCGAGATGATCGGCCCGATGGCTATGGTGAGCAAAAATAACGCGGTAATCGTCGACCCGGCCAGTGCCGCGCGGTTTTGCATGAGGATTTTAAGTTTCATGGTGCTACCTCGCGCGCCGCGGGTCGAGCGCCGCACAGATCAGATCGACGACGTAGTTGACGCCCAGAACGATGGCCAAAAACATCACCGCGCAGGCCTGCACCACGAAATAATCGCGCGCAAATGCCGCCTCGACCATCAGCGAGCCGACACCATTGACGCCAAAAATCCGCTCGATAATGACGACGCCGCCCAGAAGGTAGCGGATCTGGAGGCCGATCACGACGATGAACGGGATCACCGAATTGCGAAAAACGTGATGAACGAACCGAAAGCGCCCTGAATGGCCTAGCGATTTGGCGACGGTCACATGCTCGCGGTCCAGATTTTCGATCAGCGAGGTGCGCAGCGTGCGCGTGAACACGGCCGCCATCGGCGCGGCGATAGCCAGTGCCGGCAAGAAGCCGGAGTGAAGCGCGCCTACGATCGACTCCGACGCCGGGATGAAACCGTAGGAAGGAAAGAGCCCGAGGCCGATGGATAGGCCAAGGATCAGCATGTAGCCGAACCAAAAGTCTGGCATTGATACGCCAAGGACGGCCAGAGATGTCGCGCCCGTGTCGATGAAATTGCCGCGATTTACAGCGGCCAGCGTGCCAAGGATCAGGGCCAGAACGACCGCGATGCTCATGGCGTATAGTCCGATAAAGATTGTATTTGGCAGGCGAAACGCAAGCAGTTCGCCAATGTCTGCACCCGACGATACCGACAGAGACTGGCCGAAATCGAACCGCAGGATGCCGCCCAGCCAATCGAAATATTGCACCAACAGCGGCGCGTCGAGGCCCCTCTCGGCATTAAATCTGGCGATCGTTTCGGGCGTTGCAAAGTCGCCCAGCACCACCAGCGCCGGATCGCCCGGCGCGGCCTTCATCACAAAGAACACAACGACGGTGCCAACCAGCATCGTGATCAGCGCGCCGCCGAGGCGTGTCAGGAAATACTTGAGGCCGGAGGGCATTCAGGCGTCTCTCACTTGGGTAGGGATGCCCCGCACACATGGGCGCGAGGCGTCTTTGTTATCGCAAAGTCAGCAATCCTTGACCTCGGCCAGTTGCGCGCCAAAGCCTGAATAGGGCCGCTGCACGAAGCCCTGCACCTTTGGGGCGAGCAGATTATGCACGTTGCTCTCAAAGCACGGCAGGACCGGGCAGTCCTTGATCGCCAGCGCCTCGGCCTGGCGATAAAGCTCGCCGCGCGGGCCCAGATCCAGTATGCGACGGGCCTCCTCCAGCAGGGCGTCAACCTGCGGGTTCGAGTATTTCTCGTAGTTGCGCGACCCGTTGGTGTGATAAATCTCGTACGCGTATTCGTCGGGGTCAATGAGGCCTAGCCAACCCCAGATTGACGCTTGGAAATCGCCTGCCTGCTTGCGCTGGTAAACCGTGCCGCTATCGGACACCTCGACCGTGAAGTTCACGCCCAGCACCTGATTGACCTGCAGCACGAACACCTCGGCAAAACGCTTCCACCAGCCTGAGCCCCATGTCAGCACGGTCGCCTCGGTGCCGGCCCCGTACTTGGACAGCGCCAGCTCTTTTAGCGCCTCCTCGGGATTCATCATTGTCTCGGCGGGCGCATCCTGGGTCGCGGCCCATGAGATTGAGTTCGGCACGACGCCGTTCGCGGTGCGGCCCTCGCCAAAGAGGACAACATCCACCATCGCCTGGCGGTCAAACGCCATCGAAACGGCACGGCGGAAATGAACGTCGTCAAAGGGCGCGACGGCATTGTTAACGCTGATAAATCGGGTGTTGGTGCCGGGTGCCTTCAGCACCTGAACACGGTCGTCGTTTTCCAGATCGGGAATGTCTGCGAAGGGTGCGGTGCTGGTCAGATCAATGCTGCCACCCAGAAGGGCGGTGACGCCTGCCGACTCCTCGGCGATCAGGGGGATTTCGACGATATCGACCATAGGCAAGCCGTCCTCGAAATACTCGGTGTGCTTGGCCAGCGTAAGCGACGCGCCGGGCTGATACTCGGTTAGCTTAAAGGGGCCGGTGCCGACAGGATTGGTCGCGAAATCATCGGGCGTGCCGTCTTTGAGCAGGTGCATCGGGACGATTTGGCTGCCGGTGCGCGTGTTCGTCAGATAGCTGAGCATTGGTGCGAACGGCTCGGCGGTCTCAATCTCGACGGTGTAGGCGTCAGGCGTGCGAATTTCGGAAATAGGCGCAAACTTAGATTGGTGCGGCGAAGCGGTCGCGTCATCACGCAGCCGGTCCAGCGTAAACTTGACATCCGCCGAGGTCATTTCGACGCCGTCATGGAATTTCACGCCCTCACGTAGCTTAAACCGCAGGATCGTTGGGCTGACACTCTCATAGCTTTCTGCCAGATCTGGGACGATATTCATGCTCTCATCGAACTTCAGCAGGCAGTTGAAAACGCCCCAAACGACGTAGGATTCCGGGATCAGCGTGGTCTGCGCCGGGTCTAGTGTATTGATAACATTATATCCCGTGATGCCCGCGCGTAGCGTGCCGCACGCGGCCTCGGCGCGCCCGGCCCAGAGCGGCAGCATCGCGAGGGTGGTCGCGGCAGCGCCCGATTTCAGAATCGCCCTGCGGCTAACCTTGTGGCTGATGTTGCTTGGTTTTGTCATTGTCAGTCCTCCCTTTTTTTATTGTTCAGGTTGATTTGATTTTGCGGTGTAGCCCGAACAAACGTTCGGTCTGTTCGGCAAACCGCGCAAGTTCTTCGTCGCGCCGGGTATCGGTCCAGCCCAGCTCTTGGGCCATCACGGCCGCGACGGATGCGGCCTCGTTAGGGGTGAAATCATGGCGCAACCCTGTGCCGCTGCGCCGGTAGAGGACGCCCATGAGGGTGCGGGCATGTTCATTCTGCACGGCGGCGCGCACGTCGGCGATAGTGTAGTTGATGCCGGGCGCAATGCGGGGGGAATTTGTATTCTCCAGCGGCATCCGTGGCGCGTAGTGCAGCACACGGCTTTGCCCGCCGGGCGTCAGTGACGCTTGGAGTTTGCGCGTGACCTCGCGGCCCGCGTCGCGGTGGCTCATCACTGGGGCGGCGGTCATGGCATAAACGCCTTCGAGGCCGTCGTCGCCCAGATCGTGCAGAACGCGGCTGCGGTTGCCCTTGGGATGCGCTGGATCGTAGGTCAGCGGGCGCACCCCGGCCCAAGTGCGCAGAACGCTCGCGCGTGTGACGTTCAGGCCGGGAAAGAGCGCTGCCGCCTCGGATAACAGAAATTCCATATCGGCGGCGTCGACATGGATATCGTCGGGATCGCCGTCATACGCTGTCTCGGTCGGGCCGATATAGTGGTGGTCGTGCCACGGGATGCAATAGAACGGCTCGCCCGCGCTATTGATCGTAGTGATCCCTTGGCCGCGATACTGATCTGGCAGTTTGATGACAATATGCGCGCCTTTTGTGCCAAAGATGCGGCGCTGCGAGTGCTGGCCGCCGCTGCCCAGCACCCGGTCGATCCAGATGCCGGCCATCGTCATCACCCGCCGTGCGCCAACCTGCGCGCGTGCGCCGCCACGGCCTTCTAACATGACTTTGCGCACGCCGCCTTGGGCACCGCCCAGTGTCGCGCGGGTGTAGTTCAGCGCAGTTGCACCTGCATCCTCGGCGTCGAGGATCGCGTCGATGCAGATCCGTTCGGGCCAATTGAATTGATACTCGGTAAAGCGCGCAGCCGCCTTTAGCTGGTGATGCCTGGCAAGTGCGGCGACGATGGGCTGCTCCAGCGCGGCGCCGCGATTTAATCGCTGATAATCCAGCGGCACGTCGTTCGGCGCGAGCTGCTTGAGCAGGCCAAAGGCAAGGTCGGTCTGCCATGCGCTATAGGGCCCGTCCTCGTAAATGGGAAAGAAGAAGTCGATAGGGCGCACCCGCTGCGGCGCGGTCAGCACCATCTCGCGGCGTTCGCGCATTGCGGCGCGCGCCATGCGCAGCGACGTCAGAAATCTGCTGGGATGCCGCGTGAAATAGCGCACTGGTTGCGGCGCCTCGAAGTAGCGCAAACCGCAATGCAGGAGGCGGCTAGAGCGGCTGGTGGAGCCAGAAGCGAAGTCATTTTTTTCCGCCAAAAGGACAGAATATCCTGCCGCTGCCGCCTCGCGTGCTGAGCTGGCGCCTATGATGCCGCCCCCGATGATAACGACGTCAAATACGCGGCCATCCAGGGCTGCCAGATCGCCAGTGCTGATCGCATGTGCATCCATATGCCGCAGCATGAGGCGTGCGCGTCACTCGGTCAAATGCCCAGCGGTTCGGACACTATGACTAAATGTTATACCGCCAGCAATGCGTCGATCCCCGCTACCAGCCGACTGCGATGCGCGCGCAGCACTGTCAGAAATTCGCCGGTCACGCGCGATCGCGGTTGGTGGCGCGGATAAAGGATGCCGACGCGAAACATCAGCTCGGGAGCGAAGCGGCGAAAGACGATGCCGCCGCCTGTGTTGCCCGCCGCTGTGAACAGATCAATCAGTCCGATACCCTGACCGCGACGAACCATCGCGCAGACGCCAGCTGCATATGTCGTCTCGCACAGGATATGGGGCACAGCGCCCGCATCGGCCAGCGCGGCGTCCATCAGCCGCCGCGCGACAGTCTCGGGGCTGAGGCTGACCATCCGCTCGCCATGCAGATCGGCGGGGGTGATAACATCGCGCGCGGTCAGCCTGTGATCCTCGGGCAGAGCCATGACATACGGAAGGTCGCAGAAATTCTCCCGCTCGATACCCGGACGCTCGAACGGGAATTCCGCGATGCCCAGATCGACCTGCTGCGATGATACCCACTCTTCGACGCGCATCGAGAGTTGCAGGTCATAACGGATCTTGATCTCGGGCTGCACCGTTTTGAACGCAGTGATTGCGTCGGGCAGAAACGTCAGGCCGAGGGCTGGCATCGACGCTATGTGCAGGCTTCCGCGCCGCCCCTGCTTGATATCCTCGGCGGCCGAGGTCAGGCGGTTGTAGCTGGCAAATGCGCGCTGCAATTCCTCGTAAAAGAGACGCCCCTCTGCCGTGGGCACCATGCGCCCGCTGCGCCGGTCAAATAATGCCAGACCCAGCGACGCCTCTAACGCGTCAATCAGCCGACTGACGGCTGGCTGGGAAATGCCCATGATGTCGGCTGCCCCGCTGGCGGTGCCCGTTACCATCGTTTCACGAAAGGCCGTAAGTTGCCGCCAGCGCATTGCTATCCTGCCTATCGTCAAGCGTGTGAGTGGACCTAAGATAAGGTCATGGTGACCTGTATTTGTCCATATCTGGGCGCGCTTTGGCGTATGTTGCAATGGACATCTGGCGCGCCTGCTGTTTAATTCGCGCCACGATCGCGGGGGATGGGCGCAGAGGGCGCCAGCAGGCCGCCGCGTGATCCGATTTAACTGGGAGGTTTTTACATGGATCGTCGTTCCTTTATCCGAGCGGGTGCTATTGGCACAGCTGCGACTGCGCTGGCCGCGCCGGCCATCGCGCAGGGCAACATTACGTGGCGCATGGTCACAACCTGGCCCAAGAATTTCCCCGGCCTCGGTGTTGGCGCACAGCGCCTCGCCGACCGTATCACTGCCGCATCGGGCGGCCGCCTGACCGTGCAGGTCTATTCCGCCGGCGAGCTGGTTCCACCACTGCAGAGCCTTGACGCGGTCATCGACGGCACCGCCGAAATGAGCCATGGCGCGGCCTACTACTGGCAGAACAAGTCGCCCGCGCTGTCGTTTTTCACCGGCGTGCCCTACGGCATGACGACTGCCGAGCTGACGGCTTGGGTCCGCTTTCTTGGCGGTCAGGAAATCTGGGACGAAATCTATGATCAGTTCGGCGTCCAAGGCTTCCTGTCGGGCAACACCGGCAATCAGACCGGCGGCTGGTTCCGCGAAGAGCTGACGGGTCTGGATTCGATCAAGGGCCTTCGCTTCCGAACGCCCGGCCTTGGCGGGCGCGTGTGGGAGAAGATGGGCGCGACCGTCACCAACATGGCGGGCGGCGAAATTTTCCAAGCGCTACAGTCCGGCACGCTGGACGCGGCCGAATTCGTTGGCCCCTACAATGACCTCGCCCTCGGCTTTCACCAGGTCGCAAAGCACTATTACCTCTCCAGCTTTGTGGAGCCGGGCCTCGCCACTGAGATCGTCGTTGACAAGGCCAAGTATCAGGCCCTGCCAGAGGACCTTCAGGCCATCGTGCGCGACGTCAGCCAGGCGGAGTACGACATGGTTTCGGCCGATTTCGTTGCCAACGACCCGCGTGCACTAAAGACGCTGATTGAGGATCACGGCGTGCAAGTGCACCAGTTCCCCGACGACATCATGCAGGCCGGCGCTGTCGCTTCCAAAGAAGTGATCGAAGAGCTGAAGGCCAGCGACGATGCGCTGGTCCGCAAGACCACTGAAAGCTATCTGGACGCGCTTGCACTTGTCCGCTCGCGGACCGAGCAGATCGATATGCCGTACCAAGCGGCCCGTGCGAAGTACCTCGACTTCTGAGGGATTTCCCATGCGGAAATGAGAAAGGCCCGGCATCGCTGCCGGGCCTTTTTTTGTTGCGCTGCGAGCGCGTTAACCGGCGATTAGCCTTGGTAGCCACGTGACAATACCGGGAAAGATGAACAGGATCGCAATCGCCGTAATTTGCAGCATAACGAAGGGCAGTATGCCCTTGTAGATGGCCGAGGTCGGCAAATCCGGTGGCGCAACGCCGCGCAGGTAGAAAAGCGCAAATCCAAAGGGCGGCGTCAGGAATGAAGTTTGCAGATTCACGCCGACCAGCACGCCTAGCCAGACCGGATCAACGTCCATCGCCAGCAGGATAGGCGCGGTGATAGGTATCACGATAAAGATGATCTCGAACGTGTCTAGAATGAAGCCTAGAAAGAACATGATCGCCATCACCACGGCGACCGCAGCCAGCGTGCCGCCCGGCAAATTGCCAAGGAACTCGTGCACCAAATTGTCGCCGCCCATCAGACGGAACACGACCGAAAAGACCGACGCACCCAGAAGCACGACGAACACCATTGAGGTGATTGTGGCGGTTGCGATCACCGTCTCGCGCAGGATGGTGAAGGACAGCCGCCAGCGCAGCGCGGCCAGCACCATTGCACCGACGGCGCCCACCGATGCCGCCTCGGTTGGGGTGGCGACACCGCCCAAGATTGAGCCGAGAACCGCAAGGATCAGCAGCATGGGAGGGATCAGCGCCGAGAACACCTCGCGCAGAAGATTTCCGCGCTCGTCCTCGGGCACGGGCGTCGCTGGGCAGGATGCGGGATCTGTGATCGCTTTGAATATAGTGTAGGCAAGGTACAGCCCGACCAATAGGAAGCCCGGCAGCAGCGCACCTGCAAATAGATCGCCCACCGATACGGGCGTCGGCGCAAAATTCCCCTTGGCCATCTGGACCTGAGAATTGATGCCCGACAGCATGTCGCCCATAAAAATCAGGACTGTGGACGGCGGCACGATCTGGCCCAGCGTACCGGACGCGCAAAT
It encodes:
- a CDS encoding TRAP transporter large permease, producing MDPILIGEILAGLMFFGIIGFLLMGFPVAFTLAGVSLMFGGVGYWLGVFDPSNFGALPNRYIGFMTNEVLVAVPLFIFMGVMLERSRIAEQLLLTMGKLFGNLRGGLGISVILVGAMLAASTGVVGATVVTMGLISLPAMLRAGYDPKLSTGVICASGTLGQIVPPSTVLIFMGDMLSGINSQVQMAKGNFAPTPVSVGDLFAGALLPGFLLVGLYLAYTIFKAITDPASCPATPVPEDERGNLLREVFSALIPPMLLILAVLGSILGGVATPTEAASVGAVGAMVLAALRWRLSFTILRETVIATATITSMVFVVLLGASVFSVVFRLMGGDNLVHEFLGNLPGGTLAAVAVVMAIMFFLGFILDTFEIIFIVIPITAPILLAMDVDPVWLGVLVGVNLQTSFLTPPFGFALFYLRGVAPPDLPTSAIYKGILPFVMLQITAIAILFIFPGIVTWLPRLIAG
- a CDS encoding TRAP transporter substrate-binding protein, which translates into the protein MDRRSFIRAGAIGTAATALAAPAIAQGNITWRMVTTWPKNFPGLGVGAQRLADRITAASGGRLTVQVYSAGELVPPLQSLDAVIDGTAEMSHGAAYYWQNKSPALSFFTGVPYGMTTAELTAWVRFLGGQEIWDEIYDQFGVQGFLSGNTGNQTGGWFREELTGLDSIKGLRFRTPGLGGRVWEKMGATVTNMAGGEIFQALQSGTLDAAEFVGPYNDLALGFHQVAKHYYLSSFVEPGLATEIVVDKAKYQALPEDLQAIVRDVSQAEYDMVSADFVANDPRALKTLIEDHGVQVHQFPDDIMQAGAVASKEVIEELKASDDALVRKTTESYLDALALVRSRTEQIDMPYQAARAKYLDF
- a CDS encoding LysR substrate-binding domain-containing protein — its product is MRWRQLTAFRETMVTGTASGAADIMGISQPAVSRLIDALEASLGLALFDRRSGRMVPTAEGRLFYEELQRAFASYNRLTSAAEDIKQGRRGSLHIASMPALGLTFLPDAITAFKTVQPEIKIRYDLQLSMRVEEWVSSQQVDLGIAEFPFERPGIERENFCDLPYVMALPEDHRLTARDVITPADLHGERMVSLSPETVARRLMDAALADAGAVPHILCETTYAAGVCAMVRRGQGIGLIDLFTAAGNTGGGIVFRRFAPELMFRVGILYPRHQPRSRVTGEFLTVLRAHRSRLVAGIDALLAV
- a CDS encoding FAD-dependent oxidoreductase, which translates into the protein MLRHMDAHAISTGDLAALDGRVFDVVIIGGGIIGASSAREAAAAGYSVLLAEKNDFASGSTSRSSRLLHCGLRYFEAPQPVRYFTRHPSRFLTSLRMARAAMRERREMVLTAPQRVRPIDFFFPIYEDGPYSAWQTDLAFGLLKQLAPNDVPLDYQRLNRGAALEQPIVAALARHHQLKAAARFTEYQFNWPERICIDAILDAEDAGATALNYTRATLGGAQGGVRKVMLEGRGGARAQVGARRVMTMAGIWIDRVLGSGGQHSQRRIFGTKGAHIVIKLPDQYRGQGITTINSAGEPFYCIPWHDHHYIGPTETAYDGDPDDIHVDAADMEFLLSEAAALFPGLNVTRASVLRTWAGVRPLTYDPAHPKGNRSRVLHDLGDDGLEGVYAMTAAPVMSHRDAGREVTRKLQASLTPGGQSRVLHYAPRMPLENTNSPRIAPGINYTIADVRAAVQNEHARTLMGVLYRRSGTGLRHDFTPNEAASVAAVMAQELGWTDTRRDEELARFAEQTERLFGLHRKIKST